Proteins encoded within one genomic window of Amycolatopsis nigrescens CSC17Ta-90:
- a CDS encoding acyl-CoA dehydrogenase family protein, translated as MITDPLQLLDIPATLPDDERDIQATVARFAEDRLRPGIREWYESGRFPRELAPELGKLGVLGMHLQGYECAGVSALGYGLACLELEAADSGFRSFVSVQGSLAMYSIHRYGSEEQKAEWLPAMAAGESIGCFGLTEPDFGSDPAGMRTRAVRDGDDWILDGTKMWITNGSIADVATVWAGTEDGIRGFLVPKGTRGFTARPVGHKLSLRASVTAELVLDEVRLPASAALPAARGLSAPLSCLNEARFGILFGAVGAARDSIISALDYAKTRVQFGKPIGGFQLTQQKLADMTVSVNNAMLLALHLARLKDRGTIRGEQISAGKLNNVREALAIARQCRTILGGSGITTEYSPLRHAGNLESVLTYEGTAEVHTLVIGQALTGLPAYR; from the coding sequence ATGATCACCGACCCGTTGCAGCTGCTCGACATCCCGGCCACGCTGCCCGACGACGAACGCGACATCCAGGCCACCGTGGCCCGGTTCGCCGAGGACCGGCTCCGGCCCGGCATCCGCGAGTGGTACGAATCGGGGCGGTTTCCGCGCGAGCTGGCGCCGGAGCTAGGCAAGCTCGGGGTGCTCGGCATGCATCTTCAGGGCTACGAGTGCGCGGGCGTCAGCGCGCTCGGTTACGGCCTGGCCTGCCTGGAGCTCGAAGCCGCCGACTCCGGTTTCCGCAGTTTCGTGTCCGTGCAGGGCTCGCTGGCGATGTACTCGATCCACCGGTACGGCTCCGAAGAGCAGAAGGCCGAGTGGCTGCCCGCGATGGCCGCGGGCGAGTCGATCGGGTGCTTCGGGCTCACCGAGCCGGATTTCGGCTCGGACCCGGCCGGGATGCGCACCCGCGCCGTGCGCGACGGCGACGACTGGATTCTGGACGGCACCAAGATGTGGATCACCAACGGGTCGATCGCGGATGTGGCGACGGTCTGGGCCGGTACCGAGGACGGTATCCGCGGATTCCTGGTGCCGAAGGGAACGCGGGGGTTCACCGCACGGCCGGTCGGGCACAAGCTCTCGCTGCGCGCCTCGGTCACCGCGGAGCTGGTGCTGGACGAGGTCCGCCTGCCCGCGAGCGCCGCGCTGCCCGCGGCCCGCGGCCTGTCCGCCCCGCTGTCCTGCCTGAACGAGGCGCGGTTCGGCATCCTGTTCGGCGCCGTCGGCGCGGCCAGGGACTCGATCATCAGCGCACTGGACTACGCGAAGACCAGGGTGCAGTTCGGCAAGCCGATCGGCGGTTTCCAGCTGACCCAGCAGAAACTGGCCGACATGACGGTGTCGGTGAACAACGCCATGCTGCTCGCCCTGCACCTGGCCCGGCTGAAGGACCGGGGCACCATCCGCGGGGAGCAGATCAGCGCCGGAAAGCTGAACAACGTCCGGGAGGCGCTCGCGATCGCCAGGCAGTGCCGGACGATCCTCGGCGGCAGCGGCATCACCACCGAGTACTCCCCGCTGCGGCATGCCGGCAACCTCGAGTCCGTGCTCACCTACGAGGGCACCGCGGAGGTGCACACGCTGGTG
- a CDS encoding CaiB/BaiF CoA transferase family protein, producing the protein MTITGALSGLLVADFSRVLAAPYATMLLADLGADVIKVERPGTGDDTRAWGPPFAGDQATYFLSVNRNKRSLTLDLRTGEGRRRAEELVRRADVVIENFRPGTMAGHGLDHERVRALNPRAVYCSVTGFGAGAGAALPGYDLLVQAVGGLMSVTGPGPGEPVKVGVALVDVLTGLHAAVGVLAALRHRDHTGEGQLVEVNLLSTLLSSMVNQSAGYTLAGAVPGIMGNRHPSIAPYAVFQAADRPIVLAVGNDRQFAALCEGIGLPEDPRFGTNTERVARIDELTELITARLATRTAGDWFAVLGPLGVPCGPVNDLAAAFALAEELGLDPLVPSGDGDLVANPIGLSQTPPGYHRPPPRLGEHTEDLAAWLDAPQPQGDR; encoded by the coding sequence ATGACCATCACGGGCGCACTGTCCGGCCTGCTCGTCGCCGACTTCTCCCGGGTGCTGGCGGCGCCCTACGCCACCATGCTGCTGGCCGACCTCGGCGCGGACGTGATCAAGGTGGAGCGCCCCGGCACCGGCGACGACACCCGCGCCTGGGGCCCGCCGTTCGCCGGTGACCAGGCCACCTACTTCCTTTCGGTGAACCGCAACAAGCGTTCGCTCACGCTCGACCTGCGCACCGGCGAAGGGCGGCGCCGGGCCGAAGAACTGGTCCGCCGCGCGGACGTGGTGATCGAGAACTTCCGACCGGGCACGATGGCAGGGCACGGCCTCGACCACGAGCGGGTCCGGGCGCTCAACCCCCGCGCGGTGTACTGCTCGGTGACCGGGTTCGGCGCGGGCGCCGGTGCCGCGCTGCCCGGCTACGACCTGCTCGTGCAGGCCGTCGGCGGGCTGATGAGCGTCACCGGGCCCGGCCCCGGCGAACCGGTCAAGGTCGGGGTGGCGCTGGTGGACGTGCTCACCGGACTGCACGCCGCGGTCGGGGTGCTGGCCGCCCTGCGGCACCGCGACCACACCGGCGAAGGCCAGCTCGTCGAGGTGAACCTGCTGAGCACGCTGCTGTCCAGCATGGTCAACCAGAGCGCCGGGTACACCCTCGCCGGTGCCGTGCCCGGCATCATGGGCAACCGCCACCCGTCCATCGCGCCCTACGCGGTGTTCCAGGCCGCGGACCGGCCGATCGTGCTCGCGGTCGGCAACGACCGGCAGTTCGCCGCGCTGTGCGAAGGAATCGGCCTGCCCGAGGACCCGCGCTTCGGCACCAACACCGAGCGGGTCGCGCGGATCGACGAACTCACCGAGCTGATCACCGCGCGGCTGGCCACCCGCACGGCCGGCGACTGGTTCGCCGTGCTCGGCCCGCTCGGCGTGCCCTGCGGCCCGGTGAACGACCTCGCCGCCGCTTTCGCGCTGGCCGAAGAACTCGGCCTCGACCCGCTCGTGCCGTCCGGGGACGGCGATCTGGTGGCCAACCCGATCGGCCTGTCGCAGACCCCGCCCGGCTACCACCGGCCGCCGCCCCGGCTCGGCGAGCACACCGAGGACCTCGCCGCCTGGCTGGACGCCCCGCAACCCCAAGGAGACCGATGA
- the gabT gene encoding 4-aminobutyrate--2-oxoglutarate transaminase: MSVVAEQIGGPGLEQVRRVRTEVPGPRSEELLRRQRSALPAGLGSSLPVFVTAAGGGVLVDADGNSFIDFGSGIAVTTVGNSAPRVVERASAQLDRFTHTCFLVNPYESYVEVCETLNRLAPVPGEKRTLLVNTGAEAVENAVKIARAATGRQGIVVFDHAYHGRTLLTMSMTAKNVPYKQGFGPFAAEVHRAPMAYPYRWPGGKERCAEEAADALVELLDRRLGAENVAAVVCEPVQGEGGFIVPPAGFLPAVAEICAARGILLIADEVQTGIARTGTLFACEHEGIRPDLLATAKGLGGGLPLGAVTGRAELLDAVPAGGLGGTFSGNPVACEAALGVFEEIERHDLVRRAGEIERIVLPALHAMAGRHEFVGDVRGRGAMLAVEIVRGGGDRTPDPARTAAISGRCHRDGLLTLTAGSYGNVLRFLPPLAISDALLKEGLDVLAGALAED, encoded by the coding sequence ATGAGCGTTGTCGCGGAACAGATCGGCGGGCCGGGCCTGGAGCAGGTCCGCCGGGTGCGGACGGAGGTACCCGGCCCGCGATCCGAGGAACTGCTGCGGCGGCAGCGTTCGGCGCTGCCCGCCGGGCTCGGCTCGTCCCTGCCGGTGTTCGTCACCGCCGCGGGTGGCGGGGTGCTGGTCGACGCGGACGGCAACTCGTTCATCGACTTCGGCAGCGGGATCGCGGTGACCACCGTGGGCAACTCGGCGCCACGGGTCGTCGAGCGCGCGAGCGCCCAGCTCGACCGCTTCACCCACACCTGTTTCCTGGTCAACCCGTATGAGTCCTATGTGGAGGTGTGCGAAACGCTCAACCGGCTCGCCCCGGTGCCGGGGGAGAAGCGCACCCTGCTGGTGAACACCGGCGCCGAAGCGGTGGAGAACGCGGTCAAGATCGCGCGGGCGGCCACCGGGCGCCAGGGGATCGTGGTGTTCGACCACGCCTACCACGGCCGGACCCTGCTCACGATGAGCATGACCGCCAAGAACGTGCCGTACAAACAGGGTTTCGGGCCGTTCGCGGCCGAGGTGCACCGGGCGCCGATGGCCTATCCGTACCGCTGGCCCGGCGGCAAGGAGCGGTGCGCGGAGGAGGCCGCCGACGCACTGGTCGAGCTGCTCGACCGGCGCCTCGGCGCGGAGAACGTGGCGGCCGTGGTCTGCGAACCCGTCCAGGGCGAGGGCGGGTTCATCGTGCCGCCGGCCGGTTTCCTGCCCGCCGTCGCGGAAATCTGCGCCGCCCGCGGCATTCTGCTGATCGCGGACGAGGTGCAGACCGGGATCGCGCGGACCGGCACGCTGTTCGCCTGCGAGCACGAAGGCATCCGGCCCGACCTGCTGGCCACCGCGAAGGGACTCGGCGGGGGACTGCCGCTCGGCGCGGTCACCGGCAGGGCCGAACTGCTCGACGCGGTGCCGGCCGGCGGGCTCGGCGGCACGTTCAGCGGCAACCCGGTCGCCTGCGAGGCCGCGCTCGGCGTGTTCGAGGAGATCGAGCGGCACGACCTGGTGCGCCGGGCGGGGGAGATCGAGCGGATCGTGCTGCCCGCTCTGCACGCGATGGCCGGGCGGCACGAGTTCGTCGGGGACGTCCGCGGCCGGGGCGCGATGCTGGCCGTGGAGATCGTGCGCGGCGGCGGTGACCGGACGCCGGACCCGGCCCGCACCGCGGCGATCAGCGGGCGCTGTCACCGCGACGGGCTGCTGACCCTCACCGCGGGCAGCTACGGGAACGTGCTCCGGTTCCTGCCCCCGCTCGCCATTTCCGACGCACTGCTCAAGGAGGGCCTGGACGTGCTCGCCGGCGCTCTCGCCGAGGATTAG